One Mytilus trossulus isolate FHL-02 chromosome 5, PNRI_Mtr1.1.1.hap1, whole genome shotgun sequence DNA segment encodes these proteins:
- the LOC134717733 gene encoding uncharacterized protein LOC134717733, with product MKNAASCYKFVQTWDNEHAFSQNDNSWCKTVCKEADAKYQYSGTYYNYCYCRETEPSAFDKVDDDDECYYECPGNNEDMCGGYVNGHLLTVSKIDRTNETVTKTNTQGTSATAVSTRVSAMTEFMNMITNDTSSALATEIAPYITQDLSSTTSGNANNDISPVSTETSTRETTDRTTETVTEKNTQTTSTPAVSTRASAMTEFTNMITSDKSSVIATKSAPYTTQELSSTATQKTNNDISSVMTETSTQAITDRKTETATETKVTSATSVSTRDSAMTEFMNMITNDTSSAIATEIAPYITQDLSSTTSGNANYDMSLGTTEESTQATTDRKTEIATETKATSATSVSTRDSAMTEFMNMITNDTSSAIATEIAPYTTQVVSSTTSGNANNDISLGTTEESTQATTGISTETEVVKNKEATTVSIAIRESTTTDVIRMITRDTSPFIVTQSTHGITQEELSTTTENIDTAISTVMTETASQTAIAEQLNIIFVEVIMPACKCSNWNSLDEEDTFYCNYQASASEIITIACQPNTRGRFVRIKWKDMESLTIREVDVNGDQVNSTNDSGLPSTAHACDHSGYGYTGPIIGTSVASSYIDCTMMCFTITACAAAEYDKKANVCTLKSECTNTTQ from the exons ATGAAGA atGCTGCatcatgttataaatttgtcCAGACCTGGGATAACGAGCATGCGTTTTCCCAAAATGATAACAGTTGGTGTAAAACTGTCTGTAAAGAAGCTGATGCAAAATATCAATATAGTGGAACATAT TACAATTATTGCTATTGTCGAGAAACGGAACCGTCGGCGTTTGACAAagttgatgatgatgatgaatgTTATTACGAATGTCCAGGTAACAATGAAGACATGTGTGGAGGATATGTCAACGGTCACCTGCTTACTGTCTCAAAAATAG ATCGAACAAATGAAACTGTGACCAAGACAAATACCCAAGGGACTAGTGCAACAGCTGTGTCTACAAGAGTCTCAGCGATGACAGAATTCATGAACATGATAACTAACGACACATCCTCGGCATTAGCTACAGAAATCGCTCCTTATATAACACAAGACTTATCCAGTACAACATCTGGAAATGCAAATAATGATATTTCACCTGTTTCGACTGAGACATCAACACGAGAAACAACAG ATCGAACAACTGAAACTGTGACTGAGAAAAATACCCAAACAACTAGTACACCAGCTGTGTCTACAAGAGCCTCAGCGATGACAGAGTTCACAAACAtgataacaagtgacaaatccTCGGTGATTGCTACGAAAAGTGCCCCTTATACTACACAGGAGTTATCCAGTACAGCaactcaaaaaacaaataatgatatttCATCTGTTATGACTGAGACATCAACACAGGCAATAACAG ATCGAAAAACTGAAACTGCGACCGAGACTAAAGTGACTAGTGCAACATCTGTGTCTACAAGAGACTCAGCGATGACAGAGTTCATGAACATGATAACTAACGACACATCCTCGGCAATAGCTACAGAAATCGCTCCTTATATTACACAAGACTTATCCAGTACAACATCTGGAAATGCAAATTATGATATGTCACTTGGAACGACTGAGGAATCAACACAAGCAACAACAG atcGAAAAACTGAAATTGCGACCGAAACGAAAGCGACTAGTGCAACATCTGTGTCTACAAGAGACTCAGCGATGACAGAGTTCATGAACATGATAACTAACGACACATCCTCGGCAATAGCTACAGAAATCGCTCCTTATACTACACAGGTTGTATCCAGTACAACATCTGGAAATGCAAATAATGATATTTCACTTGGAACGACTGAGGAATCAACACAAGCAACAACAG GAATATCAACTGAAACTGAGgttgtaaaaaataaagaagcAACTACAGTGTCCATAGCTATAAGAGAGTCAACAACGACAGATGTTATAAGAATGATAACTAGAGACACATCTCCATTTATTGTAACGCAGAGTACGCATGGTATCACACAGGAGGAACTCAGTACAACTACTGAAAATATTGATACTGCCATATCAACTGTTATGACTGAGACAGCATCACAAACAGCAATAG CTGAACAACTGAACATCATCTTTGTTGAAGTGATCATGCCAGCATGTAAATGTTCAAATTGGAACAGTTTAGATGAAGAAGATACATTTTACTGTAACTATCAGGCCTCAGCAAGCGAGATCATCACTATAGCGTGCCAACCTAACACAAGAGGGAGGTTCGTTAGAATTAAATGGAAGGATATGGAATCCCTTACAATTCGTGAAGTAGATGTTAACGGCGACCAGGTGAACAGCACCAATGACTCAG GTCTACCAAGTACTGCCCATGCATGTGACCATTCCGGGTATGGATATACCGGCCCGATCATAGGGACATCTGTAGCGAGCAGTTACATTGATTGTACAATGATGTGCTTCACAATTACAGCCTGTGCTGCTGCAGAGTATGACAAGAAAGCAAATGTATGTACACTGAAAAGTGAATGTACGAATACAACTCAGTAA